A genome region from Corynebacterium uberis includes the following:
- a CDS encoding sugar porter family MFS transporter, translating into MSTAPQPTEKSIPRGFIYFFGAFGGILFGYDIGVMTGALPFLQHDWNLQDNAATIGWITSSLMLGAVLGGALSGQLSDRFGRRKMILVAAIIFALGSILCGISPTNGTLYLIAVRILLGLAVGAASALVPAYMSEMAPAELRGRLSGLNQTMIVSGMLLSYIMAWFLRHLPHTWAWRSMLALAAVPAVILFLGVLKLPESPRFLVKNGNHDQARQVLSYIRAPEDIDAELAEIQRNAEIEQQANASTSWSTLLSSRYRYLVIAGVGVAAFQQFQGANAIFYYIPLIVESATGTAASDALMWPIIQGAILVIGSLVFLVIADKFNRKTLLMMGGSVMAASFLLPAIINLFTDNANPMLIVVFLSLYVAFYSFTWAPLTWVLVGEIFPLLVRGRASGLASSFNWIGSFAIGLLFPIMTASMPQDMVFAIFGLICIAGVIFVATRVPETRGHSLEEIEEAHAGVQPAVQ; encoded by the coding sequence TATTTACTTCTTCGGTGCCTTCGGCGGGATCCTTTTCGGCTACGACATCGGAGTGATGACCGGCGCCCTGCCCTTCCTCCAACATGACTGGAACCTCCAGGACAACGCCGCCACCATCGGATGGATCACCTCCTCCCTCATGCTGGGAGCCGTGCTCGGCGGCGCGCTATCCGGCCAGCTCTCCGACCGCTTTGGCCGCCGAAAGATGATCCTGGTCGCCGCGATTATCTTCGCCCTCGGATCCATCCTCTGCGGCATCTCCCCCACCAACGGCACCCTCTACCTCATCGCCGTGCGCATCCTGCTCGGCCTGGCCGTCGGCGCAGCCAGCGCGCTCGTGCCCGCCTACATGTCAGAAATGGCGCCCGCAGAACTGCGCGGACGGCTCTCCGGACTCAACCAAACGATGATCGTCTCCGGCATGCTGCTCAGCTACATCATGGCCTGGTTCCTGCGCCACCTGCCGCACACCTGGGCCTGGCGCTCCATGCTGGCCCTGGCCGCCGTTCCTGCCGTCATCCTGTTCCTCGGCGTGCTCAAGCTGCCCGAATCCCCGCGATTCCTGGTGAAAAACGGCAACCACGACCAAGCCCGCCAGGTGCTCAGCTACATCCGCGCACCCGAAGACATCGACGCGGAGCTGGCAGAAATTCAGCGCAACGCCGAAATCGAGCAACAAGCCAACGCCAGCACCTCCTGGTCAACGCTGCTGTCGAGCCGCTACCGCTACCTGGTCATCGCCGGCGTGGGCGTCGCCGCCTTCCAACAATTCCAGGGCGCCAACGCGATCTTCTACTACATTCCCCTCATCGTGGAAAGCGCCACGGGCACCGCGGCGTCCGACGCCCTGATGTGGCCCATCATTCAGGGCGCGATTCTGGTGATCGGCTCGCTGGTCTTCCTGGTCATCGCAGACAAGTTCAACCGCAAGACCCTGCTCATGATGGGCGGATCCGTCATGGCGGCATCCTTCCTGCTGCCGGCAATTATCAACCTGTTTACGGACAACGCCAACCCCATGCTCATCGTGGTGTTCCTGTCGCTCTACGTGGCGTTCTACTCCTTTACCTGGGCACCGCTGACCTGGGTGCTCGTCGGAGAGATCTTCCCGCTGCTGGTACGCGGACGCGCCAGCGGCCTGGCCAGCTCCTTTAACTGGATTGGCTCCTTTGCCATCGGCCTGCTCTTCCCCATCATGACCGCCTCCATGCCCCAAGACATGGTCTTTGCCATCTTTGGCCTGATCTGCATCGCTGGCGTGATCTTTGTGGCCACCCGGGTGCCGGAAACTCGCGGTCACTCGCTCGAGGAGATCGAGGAAGCCCACGCGGGTGTGCAGCCCGCAGTGCAGTAG
- a CDS encoding S1 family peptidase, with translation MLTSCTAYVPAFSAANCPEIELPEGTPAGDRASWNMNRHGLATELQRCLTDADARGFLADAHGGALPPAEDVGVPHPTLGTPTAPNDLPATPPSPPAPSRPERAQPPRNQNQEPKAPARPEVIKDRKIYRNSEDFTFLNDMGRVAPGAKYQTERGMCSFGWAVAYASSPSRRFNLTAGHCGEIGEKIYIPSTDGQFYNVGEFVWKRLDGSGKTVGPGPDYGLIEIYPDYYRYVDGTPPVTLGGQPLRLKGWKSAQWLAAEKPYICRLGWRSGLSCGNYQAMLNSMTLTFDAIQDHGDSGGAIWAMDPADPTNTTVFAVGVASWMRNDDATTAGAKVIEPVMESQGLTIIQ, from the coding sequence ATGCTCACTTCATGCACCGCGTATGTCCCCGCGTTTTCTGCCGCGAACTGCCCGGAGATTGAGCTTCCCGAGGGCACCCCAGCCGGTGATCGCGCCTCCTGGAACATGAACAGGCACGGCCTGGCCACCGAGTTGCAGCGCTGCCTGACTGATGCGGATGCGCGTGGGTTTCTTGCCGATGCCCACGGCGGCGCACTTCCCCCAGCCGAAGACGTCGGGGTGCCCCACCCCACGCTAGGCACCCCCACTGCCCCCAACGATCTTCCCGCCACTCCGCCTTCCCCGCCCGCGCCGAGCAGGCCAGAGCGAGCCCAGCCGCCGCGCAACCAGAACCAGGAGCCGAAGGCTCCCGCGCGCCCAGAAGTGATCAAAGACCGGAAGATCTACCGCAACAGTGAGGACTTTACGTTCCTCAACGACATGGGCCGCGTGGCCCCCGGGGCAAAGTACCAAACCGAGCGCGGCATGTGCTCCTTCGGCTGGGCCGTCGCCTACGCCTCCAGTCCCTCGCGGAGGTTCAACCTCACAGCGGGCCACTGCGGTGAGATCGGAGAAAAGATCTACATCCCCTCCACCGACGGGCAGTTCTACAACGTTGGGGAGTTCGTGTGGAAGCGCCTCGACGGGTCTGGAAAAACCGTAGGACCAGGCCCGGACTACGGGCTCATTGAGATCTACCCCGACTATTATCGCTACGTCGACGGCACTCCCCCAGTCACCTTGGGTGGTCAACCACTACGCCTCAAGGGGTGGAAGTCCGCACAGTGGCTGGCCGCCGAAAAGCCCTATATTTGCAGGCTGGGCTGGCGCTCGGGGCTCTCGTGCGGCAACTACCAGGCCATGCTCAACTCCATGACCCTGACGTTTGATGCCATTCAGGATCATGGCGATTCCGGCGGCGCCATCTGGGCGATGGACCCGGCCGACCCCACCAACACAACCGTCTTTGCCGTCGGGGTCGCCAGTTGGATGCGCAATGATGATGCCACCACCGCCGGCGCGAAGGTCATCGAGCCGGTGATGGAGTCCCAGGGTCTGACCATTATCCAGTAG
- a CDS encoding FadR/GntR family transcriptional regulator, whose translation MRKDLVAQGIDRILAQIADGTWAEGAALPPESQLAEYLDVSRPTMREVVRSLADRGVLDVVHGRGTFVQPIDRWTSMETVIRTLSATTSQRQMGRWLVQVRRMIEVGSTGLAAQNATAEDCARMRASLEDFTAADAAGDVARAAAADMEFHSRVIAATGNPLLNVAIAPLAEALTRSREATSSIPEVRARALHHHQTIAAAIAAGDPTRAKNAMRAHMEQTARDIESFLPE comes from the coding sequence ATGCGCAAAGACCTTGTTGCCCAGGGAATTGACCGGATACTTGCCCAGATCGCGGACGGCACGTGGGCGGAGGGCGCTGCGCTGCCCCCGGAGTCCCAGCTGGCCGAGTATCTGGATGTCTCTCGGCCCACCATGCGTGAGGTGGTGCGCTCCCTGGCGGATCGGGGTGTGCTGGATGTGGTGCACGGGCGCGGCACCTTCGTCCAGCCGATTGACCGGTGGACGTCGATGGAAACGGTCATCCGCACGCTGTCTGCCACCACCAGCCAACGCCAGATGGGCCGGTGGCTGGTGCAGGTTCGGCGGATGATTGAGGTGGGCTCTACCGGCCTGGCGGCGCAGAATGCCACGGCGGAGGATTGTGCGCGGATGCGCGCTTCCTTGGAGGATTTCACGGCTGCCGACGCCGCCGGGGACGTCGCCCGCGCCGCCGCCGCGGACATGGAGTTCCACAGCAGGGTCATCGCGGCGACGGGAAACCCGCTGCTCAACGTGGCCATCGCACCGTTGGCTGAGGCGCTGACCCGCTCGCGGGAGGCCACCAGCTCTATTCCGGAGGTGCGCGCTCGGGCGTTGCATCACCACCAGACGATCGCCGCGGCGATTGCCGCGGGCGACCCCACGCGGGCCAAGAATGCCATGCGCGCCCACATGGAGCAGACCGCCCGGGATATTGAGTCCTTCCTGCCTGAATAG
- a CDS encoding four-carbon acid sugar kinase family protein — protein MARPRTLDELLEGHAPAPTITAAEVAQAHRDSNGPTLIVLDDDPTGTQSVADLPVITSWDTADLRWALDQGAPAIYVMTNSRSLAPDDAARVNREVVAAATAAAQETGTALAFVSRSDSTLRGHFPLEPDVLAEASPTPIDGVIIVPAFGDAGRITIDAIHYAGSQADGFIPVGESEFARDSTFGYTSSDLREWVAEKTHGAVPITRVAHVDLDTLRTDTQATTAILAQATDRQPIVCDIVTEEDLRALALAVIAAEEQGKHFIYRVGPPFVRARIGQEPPAVVTAPPASAEPPASQAPQAQADAPAESARPATRGGLVVVGSHVPTTTRQLSHLVDTAQPLTVEINARRVLDGEPGYLDTLAQQVCAGLEQTTVVLHTSRELIEGSDEQDSLRIARDISAAVVGVVNRTVHTVAPRFVIAKGGITSSDVASKGLEMTRARVIGPMEPGIISMWQALDGPAAGVPYIVFAGNVGTDESLAHVVSVLS, from the coding sequence ATGGCACGCCCACGCACCCTCGACGAACTGCTGGAAGGCCACGCCCCAGCGCCCACCATCACCGCAGCCGAGGTCGCGCAGGCCCACCGCGACAGCAACGGGCCCACGCTCATCGTCCTCGACGATGACCCCACCGGCACCCAATCCGTGGCCGACCTCCCGGTGATCACCTCCTGGGACACCGCCGACCTGCGCTGGGCGCTCGACCAAGGCGCCCCCGCCATCTACGTGATGACCAACTCCCGCTCGCTCGCCCCGGACGACGCCGCCCGCGTCAACCGGGAGGTCGTGGCCGCCGCCACCGCCGCAGCGCAGGAGACCGGCACGGCGCTGGCCTTCGTGTCCCGCTCCGATTCCACCCTGCGCGGCCACTTCCCCCTCGAACCCGACGTCCTGGCCGAGGCCAGCCCCACCCCCATTGACGGGGTCATCATCGTGCCCGCCTTCGGGGATGCCGGGCGCATCACCATCGATGCTATCCACTACGCCGGCAGTCAGGCGGACGGGTTCATCCCCGTGGGCGAATCCGAGTTCGCCCGTGACTCCACCTTCGGATACACCTCTTCTGACCTGCGCGAATGGGTGGCCGAAAAGACCCACGGCGCGGTGCCCATCACCCGCGTGGCACACGTCGACCTGGATACCCTGCGCACGGACACTCAGGCCACCACCGCCATCCTGGCACAGGCCACCGACCGGCAGCCCATCGTGTGTGACATCGTCACCGAGGAGGACCTACGCGCCCTGGCGCTGGCCGTCATCGCCGCCGAAGAGCAAGGCAAGCATTTCATCTACCGGGTCGGCCCGCCATTCGTCCGCGCGCGCATCGGGCAGGAGCCCCCGGCCGTGGTCACGGCACCTCCGGCTTCGGCGGAACCGCCGGCATCGCAGGCACCGCAGGCTCAGGCTGATGCCCCCGCCGAATCCGCTCGCCCGGCAACTCGCGGCGGGCTGGTCGTCGTGGGATCGCACGTGCCCACCACCACCCGCCAGCTTTCCCACCTGGTAGACACCGCCCAGCCGCTGACCGTGGAGATCAACGCCCGGCGCGTGCTCGACGGCGAGCCCGGCTATCTGGACACGCTTGCCCAGCAGGTCTGCGCCGGGCTGGAGCAGACCACGGTGGTGCTGCACACCTCCCGCGAGCTCATCGAGGGCAGCGACGAACAAGACTCGCTGCGCATCGCCCGCGACATTTCCGCGGCGGTGGTGGGCGTGGTCAACCGCACCGTGCACACGGTCGCTCCGCGGTTTGTCATTGCCAAGGGCGGGATCACCTCCTCTGATGTGGCCTCCAAGGGCTTGGAGATGACCCGCGCGCGGGTCATCGGCCCGATGGAGCCCGGGATCATCTCCATGTGGCAGGCCCTCGATGGGCCCGCCGCCGGGGTGCCCTACATCGTGTTTGCCGGCAACGTGGGCAC